One segment of Panulirus ornatus isolate Po-2019 chromosome 2, ASM3632096v1, whole genome shotgun sequence DNA contains the following:
- the LOC139752228 gene encoding uncharacterized protein has protein sequence MKEGDWFTADIALELGVSQSTVYKWWRIWLEEGNLRDRPRSGAPKNITAEEDQRILAAVTEDSKTTTVALWDDLQLQVSICSRVRNRLHKAGVHHRNPVKKGKLTEQHRMERQSFAQRYVHEDMQFWGRDIDRLHSPIKKSCHPPRVGGNIAGA, from the coding sequence AtgaaggaaggtgattggttcacCGCTGACATAGCACTGGAACTTGGTGTTTCGCAGAGTACAGTTTacaagtggtggaggatatggcTCGAGGAGGGAAATTTACGAGATCGTCCGAGATCAGGTGCGCCAAAGAATATCACAGCTGAGGAAGATCAACGTATCCTTGCAGCAGTAACAGAGGATTCCAAGACCACTACTGTAGCTCTCTGGGACGACCTGCAACTCCAAGTTTCAATCTGTAGCAGAGTGCGAAACCGACTACACAAAGCTGGCGTGCATCATAGGAATCCCGTCAAGAAAGGAAAGCTAACCGAGCAACACCGCATGGAGAGGCAAAGCTTCGCACAGCGATACGTGCATGAAGATATGCAGTTTTGGGGACGGGATATAGACAGATTACATTCTCCGATAAAAAAATCTTGTCATCCACCACGCGTGGGAGGCAACATTGCTGGCGCATAA